GCTTCTGTACATCTTCACTCAGGAGAAAGCTTTAAAGTCTCTTTGAACTGTATGCAAAACTAAATTAAAACTCCCTTGATGCCTGCTTTGGGCTATGAACTGTTAAAGGCACCTAGGGAAGAACCTAAAAGTTGCCATTGATTTTCCTTTACTTGGTCAATATTTAATTCTTCCTTTATAGCTAAGGCACTCTGTCAGTCAGCAGTTAATAAGGGAACATCAACAAACCAGGAGGCCAAGATGGATGGAATAAGAACTACATCCAACACACTAATCCAAGTAATAGAGGATGGAAGACAgagcagaaagggaggggaagagccACTGAGACACTTATCAAAGACGACGCAGGGGGAAGGATGAAAGTAATCGCTGGTAGATGGAGTGCAAACACTACCTcaacagaagaggagggagaatcCATtaatctcttttttgtttgtctggtttttttttgacAGTCTCACACTGTAATTCAAGGTAATCTAGAATTGTTTATATaatccaggctggactcaaatttgTGGCAATACTGTTGTCTCAAGTCTGCTAAATGCTGATATTTCAGGTAAGAGTTTAACTTTTACCcagtcaaactttttttttttaaaggggcttctctgtgtaacaatcctggctgtcctggaacttgctctgcagaccaaactggccttgaattcagagatctgtctgcctctgctcccagagtgctggaattaaaagtgtgtcacCTCTACCAGCTACTACTCCACTGGCTCCAGCAGATTTCCcaactggttttcttttttaaaaaaatatttatttatttactatgtatacaatattctgtctgtgtgtatgcctgaaggccagaagagggcaacagacctcattacagatggttgtgagccaccatgtgattgctgggaattgaactcaggacctttggaagagcagtcaatgctcttaaccgctgagcggtctctccagcccccaactggTTTTCTTAACTCAGTCTTCCCCAGCTCCACAATGACAAGGCTGACAAAAGCCAACTTAAAGGGCTCCCAAAGAGTTTTACTGACTTACACATCAACACAAATACTTGCAAGATAAAATCCAAATCTATTACTTATCTTTCCCTAACagtcttttcaattttattttatgtgcattggtgtaaaggtgtcagatcccctggaactggagttgcagacagttatgagctgccatgtgggtgctggaaattgaaccaggtCTTTTAACATTTGCTTTTCCCCAAGAATCTCTGGTAAGTCAACTTGTCATTTCCTAGTTTTCTCTTACTCAACTTTAACACCACACCTCTGTTCACAATATGTTAATGTGGTAGTTTCAGCTAGCTAAACACGCTACAATACAGAAGGAAACATCATTCTCGCCAAAGATAGCCCAGGTGACTTGATATGTCATTCCCTCTAACACAGCTGACACAGTTGCATTTAACATTTCATGAGATTTTGTGCTTTAAGAGGCTTTAAATAttgccaggcattggtggcacaggCCACCACTGAGAACTcagggggcaggtggatctctgtgaatctgaggccagtctgggctacagagcgagttccagaacaagctccacagctacagagaaacccgatGTTGGAAAGCCAAGAGCGTTTTTAAATCTCTCACCCATTTTTGGctcattaaatgttttaatgcgatgtctttttgttgttgttttttgagaaagggtttctctgtgtagctctggctgtcctggaacttgatttatagaccaagttgacctcgaactcaaagaaatccacttgcctctgctttccaagtgctgtgattaaaggtgtgtgccaccaccgcctggctacaatGCCAATCTTAAGAATtgaatgaaacaaatgaaaaagaagctCTAAACCTTTCTAAATGAATTCCTGATTTCATATGTGTGGGTTAAAAACAGttggattttttaaataaagataatgTACCAAGTCCCATTTAGAGAAAAACCAAGATGCATTGTGGAAAATTAGTTCATGGGGTCACAATGTTAACGATAGAAATAGCCAActtcaaaaagatttttttttagagtgGGAAAATGTCCTGAGAGGAAAACCAGCACTACTGTCATTTTCCtacactgatatcatttctaacTATATACTATTATTCTTTATAGCTACAGATAAATATAGCTGTCACCTTTCTCCCCCCCAACAGATGGAGACTGTAACAAGGATCCACAACTATGCACAGAGTAAGTGACTGGTTTGTTTGGTGCCAATCCTAGCTAATAATCTGCTATATAACTCCTATACCTAAAGTTCAGGAAAATCACAGATGAGAAGATGAGAAGCTTCTAAgaagagtcagaggaccaggcCGAATGCATGTGTAGACATGACAGGGAAGCTCTAGCCAGGACATCTCAACAACATGGTTGCTCGAACAAGACTAGCACAGCAACACCATCAGTTGACACGTCAAAACAGACATGGGATATTCCATGTGGCACAACCCTTAGACAAAGAGATACTAGCAGTCAATGGCTGCATAGAAATGGAGAGtttgagcctggcagtggtggcgcatgtctttaatcccagcacttgggaggctctatgaggtcaaggccagtctggtctccaaagctacagagaaaccttgtctcggagggggaaaaaagaaaaggggagagttTGTTTCCTCAACTGAGAATGTTCTTGAAATATGCTACCTAACGtgcatttcatttcttcttttaaaactgtttaaaaCTGTAATGAATAATCTCAATctataaacatacacatgaacatgtatattAAGGTATTTGCCAATATAGCATCAGCAAAATGTTGAATTTAACAGATTTCAGTTTCGGGAAGAAAAGCATTGACTCCTGAAATCACAAAAGGCAGAAAAAAGATCAAAGCCTTCAAATGTACAGAAGGCACTTTAACATTTTTGATGAGCAAGTAGTCAATTGGTCAGTCCAAACATGGGAAAAGAGACTTTACTTGGACAGTACTAGTGTTTAGGAGTTTTCTGCTGAACTTACCAGGTGTACTTGTTGTAGAGGCCTTGGAAGTTATAGGTTCTGAATCTTCCTAAATATACAGAAACAGTCACATGAAGATCACATCACCAGAAACACTAGTCTCTACAGCTAGGTTTCCAAGCTCTCCTCCCATATCCTCTCTGCCATCTTCCTCGTTTTCCTTCCATTCTGGCTTACActgcttccctcttttcctttcagtCTTCCCTCTACTGTCTTCACAAAGCTCCTTCTTTGCTAAGCTCTGAGAGCCCGCTCTAGCCAACGCTAGGAACCGGACACGAGGTGGATTTGAGAAGTGTTATGAAAGGAGGCCAGACGGCACAGAGAAAACAATCATGGCTGTGTTGAATGGCACATACAGAACAGGCTGGAGATACTCACCCAGCTGAAATGTGGAATAGGATATGAAGGTACAATCCTAGGGGGCACAGCTAATAAACCCAGGGCTCCTAAGGGTGATGCATAAACTGCTGATCTAATATAATTCTTTAATCTTACATTAACACAAAGAAATTGAGAAGCCTAACGGATTAGAAAACTTGCAAGAATCCATTCACTCATTTAATGGTGGGTATAAGAACAGAATTAACTTTATATATTTGAACTTCGGTACTTTTCCCACAACTCTTCATATTCAACTCAATTCACTAAGAATGAgattaaaattttatacataaCACTCAAGCCATTTTTAATACTTGTacagttataaataaaataagcaaataagctCAAAAGAATTAAGTTCAGATTATATAATTAAGTTCAGATTATATGAGTCTTTAATGAGCTAGGCTTGAGTTCCACACCTGAAGGCACAGAGATTTTATATTCACTTacacttttgtcttctttttgttctgtttctattgttgACCCCTTTTCAGCAATTCTTCTCCTGGAAAGGCAAAttgattaaaaatttttatatcaCCTAtctttgtctgcctgtctgcctaaCTATTCTTGTTCTAAGAGGGAAGAGGACAAAATTATCAAAGTGTTTTTGATTCTGGACATACCCACTACAATAAAATCTCACCTCCTGGCCAGCAGGGCACTCATCTCTTCCATTAAGCCACTCCCCCCTAGAGGAAGGGGTCCATTCCCACGACCAGCATCTCCTTTGGATGAGGCCAAGTTCACACCTACAGTACCCCCTCCACTTGGGAAAGAGCCATCCTCCACCTTAATgagaacacacacagaataaTTTCCTATGTAGATAATAATGCTTATTAACACATTCAAAACAGAGGAACACAtcattattgatttaaaaaagtacattttttttaaaatttgaagaacCAATAGTGAGTAACACTGACTTTATATGTCAATAGGAATTCTATAAAGTTAAGACCACCAATAATGGGGAAAAACAGTACTGATTTTCCAAATGATGCACTGAAAAAGACATAATCCTAATGGTAATTTTTTCCTCATCCCAAATACATAATCTGAATCCAACAGAGGAAGAAATATGATAAATCAAACTCAggtaattatagaaaaaaaagtttatagtGTTTTTAAAGGGTAATAAAGATTGAGGAATTGtcacagattaaaataagagacattataattaaaatttttttatgaacaagtatttttctttaagatttatttatttattaatgtatacagtattctcagtactctgcctacaggccagaagagggcacagatctcattacagatgcttgtgagtcaccatgtggttgctggaaattgaactcaggacctttggaagagcaggcggtgctcttaaccactgagccctctctccagccccccattatAATTAAATTTAACAAATGATCTTGAACTAGAAaaaatgccataaaaattatTACCTACCCTCCCTTCAAATTTACACTGagatagaaaaataagaacatgGTGTTTCTGACTTACTCTCAAATCATTCAGATTAGAAACTGTGTGATAAAGGTGATATACgcaaagaaaagaagaggcaaataGTGGTTAAGGGTTAACTAGTGAATCTAGAGATGATGAGGTCACACTCTTTATACTACCCTTAcaccttttctaaaattttaaattatgttggTTTTTAATCAATGAAGTTAATAACAGGGTTTATACCAGCATAATACAGTAATTTCACGTTTTTAGACATTTAGAAACAAGACACACATTTAAAAGTTCAGTAATTTGGTAATTTACCCGAGACACTTTCCTAAGTTTTGCTCCTGCGATTGCAGCTGCGAGTCCAGTTAAAGGGCGATTGTCTTCTGACATGGATCCAGAGAAAAATCcagatgcagggaggggaggggcaggaggtggaggaggagggggaggaactTGGTTaggaagagggggtgggggaggcggtGGAGGAGGCCCAGTGGATGGaagtggaggtggtggaggaggtccAGGGGGAGGAGGGAGTGCTGAGGTGTGGTTAGGGCCTGGTGGgaggggtggaggtggtggaggtgcagGTGGTCCCAAGACAAGGCCTGAGAGGAAAAAAAGTTAAGACAATCATCAACAACAGAGCTAATATATCATTGTATTTTACAAGGGAAAATATATAGAATGACATTCTAAAGTAAGTTGACTCAGACACTGTATATAAGACATTAATTTATCATTATACTTAAAATCTAGACTAGTTTTTTAACAAAAGATATGATTTGAAAGCCAAAGTATTTACACAACCATTTAATATTTGACCTTTAGTAACAGAAACAATGAGACCCCCTCAAGGGATTTGAAAACAAATGCTTATATTATTAGAGAGATATgcaattttacacacacacacacacacacacacacacacacacacgcccacgcAATTAGTACTGCCCAAGATAACAGACCCAAGATAATCCATGTAAAACCTTAGATGCTGAGACAATATACTTGATTATGATAACAAAAAGGTATTTATTTACTGATAAGGCTTAAAaggctaatttttgtttttgtaaagaaGAAGGAACTGAGTTTGCACACTGGGTAGTAGTTGTCACTTCTGAGGCTTGaacaggcatacaaacagaaataaaaggctGGAGGTAAGCTGTCCTATCCTGCAGATTGAGTTGAGTCACAGCAGGATAGTTAGCCTTGTCAGGCTGTGTGTGCCTTCTGATCAGATGTCAATCAGATAGTAAATTACGCATATTCTAATTTGAGCCACCTTTTAGTAAAATCTGATAAAACATCATCAAAAAGGTCGTGTTTAACAAAGGGAGTTATTTTTAAATCTAGATTGTAACATTGTTTTTAAGCATGAAGTTGTTTTTGGCATCCTCACTACATTGTATACttacataaacaacaacaaaaagcagggtCACAATGTTTCCTCTCACAGAACTGGGGGAATTTTATGTACATCCTCCACACTTACAGCTCTAAGGTCCCTTCCTTGCTGTCATGCAGCACAGCTTGTGTTTGGGACAAACCTTTAAGGACCCTCTGTTTGCCCTTATACCACTACTTGCAATCTGGCCTGTGGAATCTTTTGGGGTACACACCAAGCCTGCCAATCCTCTCCTTCTGCCCCCAGCCCAGAGGTTACCCACTCTAAACATCTAAATCAGCACGTCTTAGAGCAGAAGTGCCCCAAGGCAAGCTCTGGGATGATCTATCTATTAAATAGACCTCCAACTCTCCAGGAAGTATTTAGATCTCCTATTTACTGCATGGAAGATGACCAGTCAAGTTTTCCTAGCCAAGTTTAAAATAAACGTATTTGTATAGGGGTCCCTAAATATTAGAAAGCACCTTCTACAACTCTTACTGCAAAAGATCCAAAAACCTAAGTCTAATATGGATATCTCCCATACTAAATTCCTATATACAATTAAGGTCCCAGTACAAAAAAAATgccttcaatttttttaaaaataaaataaaaccccacGTAAGTACTTTGGTAAAGAGATGCTCAATTATTAAAACCATTTGATTCATTCTACCAGGCAGTCAGTTACTGCTACACACTACTCTGAAGTGACCAGTAGTAGTAGTGAAGCCTTACCCTGTGGGGTTGGCGTCTCGGCCGGCTGAGAGGCTGCCTGCAAGCCTGGCTCGGAAGCAGAGGAGTCTCCCAGCTCAGGATTTAGAGGGGTCTccacagaggcaggggcagctgcagagggagaagggagaacacTGGGCTTGGATGAGGGAGTTGAGGCAAGAGGGGTGCCTGGAGGAGGAGAAGCCTGTGATCCACAGTGTGAGAGTGAGGCGAGGGGAGGCAGTGGcggcggtggcggtggcggtgGAGGCGGCGGTGGCGGAGGAGGCGGCGCTGCTGGCCCTGAGGTAGGCGGTGGAGACACTGGGTATGTTACAGAGTCCAGCAGCCCATTGGGTGCTGTCGGTGACGGAGGCATTTGGGGCACAGGAGAGGAGACACAAACGGGGAGGACAGGCCTTGGGCCAGTAGCTTTGCCAGGAGGACTGCTAATCATTATcggaggagatggagggaggggcgAGAAATTGGAAGTAGACCAGGCACAGGACTTCGCAGCTGGAGGCTGAGAAGAGGGTGTGTTCACAGGAGAAGAAGGTCGAGAGTTTTTGTTCAGAGGACGAGGAACTGTAGCATAATGGGGAAGAACAGGGTGGAAGGCTGAACCTAGAGATGTTGCAAAACGTGTCGCTGAGTGTCGCAGTGGTGGTGTAGGGGGTGTGGAAGTAGGTGGCAAAGCAGTCACTACAGCGTAATCAGGAGTGGCATCTGACACTGGAGCTGAGATGACTTTAGCATATGATGGAGGAGGTGCTGAAGGAGGCTGGCAACTGGAATACTCAGGAAGTGGAGCATTATACAGGGAGCTGTCTGAAGATGGAGCTGGACATAAGGTGGAAAGCAGCGGCAAAGACAGgataaaaaaggagagagaaaaagggagctAGTGAAGCCACAAAACCAGCAATCAGACAAAATGTATAAACGTAGACTATAGTTAGTACCAGAAAATTAGGCAAATAATTGTCTCCACTTGAGAAAATTTAACTTGTCAACATTTTTGAAATTCGAAAGAGGatgaaatatattcttttaactATATGGATTAATACTCTATCCTTTATAGGAAAAGGACAGTAACAGtcttaacttttttatttagtCCACTAAAACAGCATCAAAATTATTACAAACAGCAGAATAAACTGAGTTGTTTCGAACATGACAAAATGTTTAGTACAAATGGAAAGAACACCCAACTTAGTGCTTACTTGTGGACATTTCTATCTTCTCAGCTGTGACTGCAGACAATCAGGCAGTGAAAAACTACGAATTAACTTAACCAACTAGCCAATCTGAACCCACACTGGCTTCTGATGTAGCTCAGAAAGATTAAAGTTCTCTGATAAATACTCAACACCTTAAGCTTTAACCATATCATTAACTCTATGACATTTGATAAATCCCTGACTGTTATTTTTTCACAATaccagaaaatgtttaaataaccAGTTCTTTTAAGTGAATACTtccatctattttaatttttccttcagAAACCTGACTATACCCAAGCTAACTTGGTGCTGTATGCGGCATAGTAGAGTATGTGATAACTTTGACAGCACAAGGGAAATATCTTCCAAGATCAttataaaaaaatctttgcatAAAAACATTCACACTTTATAGTTGAATTTTAGGGCagcaaaaagaattaaaatggcaaaacaaaaattcccaagagctttcttttagtttctaagcaataaaagaaacactgaagcAATAATTGCTAAGTACTTATCCTAACTCCAAACTGCACTGCTTATTCCCCAGCACGCACATGTGAAGTATCACAATTCTCGGCTGCACAGATCCTTGCCCAGCTCAGGCGCAGACTCTTACCAGCATTGGACACTCTGCGCTCTCGCTCGCGCTCCCACTCCACTTGCTCGCGCTCCAGCTGCTCCAGGCGCTCCCGGTCTTGCCGCTCCCTCTCCAGGCGCTCCAGCCGCTCCCTCTCCAGGCGCTCCATGtgctccctttcctgcctctgccgCTCCAGCTGCTCTTGTTCCAGGCGCTCCCTCTCTAGCCTCTCTCTTTCTAGTCGTTCTCTTTCCAgcctctccctctccattctttctctctccagcctctccctctCCAGATCCTTCTGTCGCTGCTGTTCTTGCAGCTGCCTGAAATTAAAAATcgaataaataaaactaaaacccGTGGTCACTATTTCCACACAAAGGCAGGCTCCTTAGAGACACCTTGTATTTTATACCAATGGAACTAAACTCTCAAAAGAGCCACATGGGTTCAATCAACACAGCTTTTGAGAATAGAGAGTAGCAAATAAACCTCCCACTATAATCACCAAATCATTATATTAATCAgatgatgaaataattttaaaatgtaatctttttcttaaaaatgtaacatTTCTAACTGCacaagttacagcttcaggaaaAACAATGATAGTAGCTATACCTGAATAAACATTTGGTGACTAGAAAATAAACCCAGTTAAGTAAGAAATAAACTATAAATCACTAAAATTTCATGTCTATAGGTAACTATAGTTAACATTTTGGTATATACATCTAGaccttttgttttataataacaCACCCATAGATTTTGAAATTCAATCAAATCAGTATCATCTCACCACAACTCTGAAATCTGCTTTTTCTGACACAATGCACACTGGAAAAATTACTGCAAACCCTTAGTCCAACCTCTTTAACTTCCATGAGCACATGGACAGCCTGCTTAGCCCTTAAGAGTTTGAGCGGTCTCCAGTGCAGGATATAATTTAGCCTGGCGTACAGGtacaacactgtatacataataaattttaaaactatagacagaaaagataattttttcaataatgtatatataataaacaaactCAAGTGAGgtttgtattaaaattttaaataagggctagggatatggctcagtgtttgagtactagctgctctttcagacgacctgggtttgattttcagttctgtaactccagctccagaagacctaacactctcttctggcctcgaggcaaaacactcacatgcatgaaaataaattttttaaaaagaaaagtgaccattgctaatttgaaaaaaatattaggTTTTAGGATGTTTACATTTTgtgcttctcttttcatttatctcaaaaccatatatgtatatatcaagcTTATAACAGAACAAACATTATCTTACCATCTTAACACTTCCTTACCCATTTCCCATTTTAGCTGattgatttccatttttaatgGCAAAAGCCTTCCACAacaaccatcacacacacacacacacacacacacacacacacacacacacagctgtaagAAATAACTTGGCTAAATCAATATTCAGGAACATTCACGGTAATACTAGCATTATATAAACACTGTCCATAGCTGAGCTACAAAGTATTCTGACAGCAATTTGTACCCATTCTGATTGctgggcattaaaaaaaaaaagctgttaatATCTGTTTCTCTAAGCAACACAATGGTTTTAACACACGGAGTAAGTAATGTTTGGTAGTCATTAAAGGTAAGATAGGTATGGATGTGGTGAATCTGGAAGCAGCATTGAATACAGACATTTATAATGACAATGTATTGACTTCAGAAGATTGTTCTACCTGTCAATCTCTAAAGGCTCCAAATCTATAAAAGTTAAGAGTGTCTAAGGAAAAAAGTGCAATACCGGGGAATACTTTCAAATTTGCTGACAGATAACTCAAATAAGTTGATGATACACCTTCAAGAGACTGatgtttgccgggcggtggtggcgcacgcctttaatcccagcactcgggaggcagaggcaggcggatctctgtgagttcgaggccagcctggtctacaagagctagttccaggacaggctccaaaaccacagagaaaccctgtctcgaaaaaccaaaaaaaaaaaaaaaaagagactgatGTTTGAAGAAAGCCTGCTCACTGAGAAGATGACTATGTATATGTAGATAAAAAAACAGCGTGAAGCACAAATTTTCTGCCTTACAAATCCTTGGTGAGCATGAATAATTCCTACCTCAACTGAAGGACTTACAAATCTGCCTATAATGTTTTAATCTATCAAGTAAGACATCCCTAAATCTTTTTAGTAGTTTCTAAAATTTTGAAGTTTGCTTTCCTCAGGATCATTATTACTAGCTTGCATACTGGAAGTTGGTATAGCCCTTTTTCCTAGAGGTCATATACATCAATTGCTATTACCTGCCATTAATAGATTTTACTACAACACACgtgtctgagttccaggccagggagaAAATTCCAaaaggtttgttttctttgagttagccatacattttaaataatttgaatgTTTAGAAGAAACGATTATATAccttttccagaaataaatataaatgaatactaTTATGGCcattaaagtattttaatgtattgagtaaaaatataaagtatagtTTACTTCTATCACTGAAGTGTTATCCTCCAAAACAACAGGCCCCAAATGCAAACAGATACTGAAAGAACTGGCCCACAATGAAatcaatatatatacacatacaaacatgcacttAGTTTATGTTTACTTAAGACACAGTCTTGGGAagcatgtaaaatataaataaaatgtcaagatatattttattcatcattACCTTGAATGGTGGTTATGTAAATATAGATTTCAATTCAAGACAGGGTAGCACTATGTAACCCCAGCTAGCTCTGAACTCACACTGACCCACTAACTTctatctccaaaatgctgggatcaaaggtatacACTACCACATATGGTGAACACACATACTTTTTATTGTAAAATGTGGGCATTTAATCTATTAGtttaaaaagaggaggaggaggaggagaaggaggaggaggaggaggaggaggaggaggaggaggaggaggaggaggaggaggaggaagactctAAAAAAGACAATTGAGTTTTAAAGCCACAAAGCTCCTGTGACAAGAGTCAATACTCACAACAAAATCTGATCAACTCTTGGTCCATTCTGCCTCTGAAGGATAATGGGAGTGCTGTACACTTTCATTGCTCCAGTTCCTCAGTTCCTTACTGGGATTATTAGCCCCCTTTTATAACTTTCAGTTAGTAGTGATGATTTACTAGCTATTTATAGATATTAACTAAATTATCCTCTATGTCGAGAGCACAGGACTGACTCATGTTTCTTAGAATATATTTCTCCATCATAGCCAAGGTAGCCAAATATTAATGAATAAGAACCAGAAACTGATTTAATGAATGACAGACACATGAGTAAAAGACTATATTACGGTATAATAAAGGTATTATATCAACAGGGTTTAATATTTActttaacatttaacatttattttgccAACTAATTTCATACTGAttacaaaaaaaatgaacttatAAAAGCAATGCCTAGTTTAAAAGTCAAAGAGCATGACAATGCATCTTACCAATGCTCACCACTGCTGGTTTCttcccacagaatcaattaagtTTTCAATATTCTTGCAGTTATTTCACGTTTCTAAATACAGCAATTACCTCAGAAACATTTCTtcttgggatggagagatggctcagccatttaaggctaggttcacaaccaaaatataagaaatatttcttcttgCCATTTCAAATTGATATGTCACTATTTTTCAACTAGACAAATTATTTAATTCCTATGTTCTGGGAGGCTGGCATGGGGGACTGAACCTCCATGAGCTCTATCCCTAAGCTATACTCCAGCCCTGACTCTACTCACTCTGGCTACTCCTCATTTTCCAACCTGCCTATAATAAAGTCAGAGCACTTTGACTACAgcaatactatttttattttatatgtatgagtgggtgttttgtctgtaaaTGTCTGTGCAGTACATGGAGGGACCAGAAGAAGACACTGGACCCTGTCAGAACCAAAGTTAGAGATGGCTAtcaggtgccatgtgggtgccggaagagcactgctgctctcaACCATGTGCAGTCTCTCCAACCCACGTAAAACTCTCTGAATGACTTCCTACCGAAATGGTGAGGgagtgtgcgcgcacgcacgcacacacacacacacacacacacacacacacacacacacacacacacacacacacgctggctaattcagaaaaatccaccctgaggccgggcggtgg
The sequence above is drawn from the Chionomys nivalis chromosome 5, mChiNiv1.1, whole genome shotgun sequence genome and encodes:
- the Enah gene encoding protein enabled homolog isoform X4; the protein is MSEQSICQARAAVMVYDDANKKWVPAGGSTGFSRVHIYHHTGNNTFRVVGRKIQDHQVVINCAIPKGLKYNQATQTFHQWRDARQVYGLNFGSKEDANVFASAMMHALEVLNSQEAGPTLPRQNTQLPAQVQNGPSQEELEIQRRQLQEQQRQKDLERERLERERMERERLERERLERERLERERLEQEQLERQRQEREHMERLERERLERLERERQDRERLEQLEREQVEWERERERRVSNAAPSSDSSLYNAPLPEYSSCQPPSAPPPSYAKVISAPVSDATPDYAVVTALPPTSTPPTPPLRHSATRFATSLGSAFHPVLPHYATVPRPLNKNSRPSSPVNTPSSQPPAAKSCAWSTSNFSPLPPSPPIMISSPPGKATGPRPVLPVCVSSPVPQMPPSPTAPNGLLDSVTYPVSPPPTSGPAAPPPPPPPPPPPPPPPPLPPLASLSHCGSQASPPPGTPLASTPSSKPSVLPSPSAAAPASVETPLNPELGDSSASEPGLQAASQPAETPTPQGLVLGPPAPPPPPPLPPGPNHTSALPPPPGPPPPPPLPSTGPPPPPPPPPLPNQVPPPPPPPPAPPLPASGFFSGSMSEDNRPLTGLAAAIAGAKLRKVSRVEDGSFPSGGGTVGVNLASSKGDAGRGNGPLPLGGSGLMEEMSALLARRRRIAEKGSTIETEQKEDKSEDSEPITSKASTTSTPEPARKPWERTNTMNGSKSPVISRPKSTPSSQPSANGVQTEGLDYDRLKQDILDEMRKELTKLKEELIDAIRQELSKSNTA
- the Enah gene encoding protein enabled homolog isoform X1, with the protein product MSEQSICQARAAVMVYDDANKKWVPAGGSTGFSRVHIYHHTGNNTFRVVGRKIQDHQVVINCAIPKGLKYNQATQTFHQWRDARQVYGLNFGSKEDANVFASAMMHALEVLNSQEAVFYLGPTLPRQNTQLPAQVQNGPSQEELEIQRRQLQEQQRQKDLERERLERERMERERLERERLERERLERERLEQEQLERQRQEREHMERLERERLERLERERQDRERLEQLEREQVEWERERERRVSNAAPSSDSSLYNAPLPEYSSCQPPSAPPPSYAKVISAPVSDATPDYAVVTALPPTSTPPTPPLRHSATRFATSLGSAFHPVLPHYATVPRPLNKNSRPSSPVNTPSSQPPAAKSCAWSTSNFSPLPPSPPIMISSPPGKATGPRPVLPVCVSSPVPQMPPSPTAPNGLLDSVTYPVSPPPTSGPAAPPPPPPPPPPPPPPPPLPPLASLSHCGSQASPPPGTPLASTPSSKPSVLPSPSAAAPASVETPLNPELGDSSASEPGLQAASQPAETPTPQGLVLGPPAPPPPPPLPPGPNHTSALPPPPGPPPPPPLPSTGPPPPPPPPPLPNQVPPPPPPPPAPPLPASGFFSGSMSEDNRPLTGLAAAIAGAKLRKVSRVEDGSFPSGGGTVGVNLASSKGDAGRGNGPLPLGGSGLMEEMSALLARRRRIAEKGSTIETEQKEDKSEDSEPITSKASTTSTPEPARKPWERTNTMNGSKSPVISRRDSPRKNQIVFDNRSYDSLHRPKSTPSSQPSANGVQTEGLDYDRLKQDILDEMRKELTKLKEELIDAIRQELSKSNTA
- the Enah gene encoding protein enabled homolog isoform X2, translated to MSEQSICQARAAVMVYDDANKKWVPAGGSTGFSRVHIYHHTGNNTFRVVGRKIQDHQVVINCAIPKGLKYNQATQTFHQWRDARQVYGLNFGSKEDANVFASAMMHALEVLNSQEAGPTLPRQNTQLPAQVQNGPSQEELEIQRRQLQEQQRQKDLERERLERERMERERLERERLERERLERERLEQEQLERQRQEREHMERLERERLERLERERQDRERLEQLEREQVEWERERERRVSNAAPSSDSSLYNAPLPEYSSCQPPSAPPPSYAKVISAPVSDATPDYAVVTALPPTSTPPTPPLRHSATRFATSLGSAFHPVLPHYATVPRPLNKNSRPSSPVNTPSSQPPAAKSCAWSTSNFSPLPPSPPIMISSPPGKATGPRPVLPVCVSSPVPQMPPSPTAPNGLLDSVTYPVSPPPTSGPAAPPPPPPPPPPPPPPPPLPPLASLSHCGSQASPPPGTPLASTPSSKPSVLPSPSAAAPASVETPLNPELGDSSASEPGLQAASQPAETPTPQGLVLGPPAPPPPPPLPPGPNHTSALPPPPGPPPPPPLPSTGPPPPPPPPPLPNQVPPPPPPPPAPPLPASGFFSGSMSEDNRPLTGLAAAIAGAKLRKVSRVEDGSFPSGGGTVGVNLASSKGDAGRGNGPLPLGGSGLMEEMSALLARRRRIAEKGSTIETEQKEDKSEDSEPITSKASTTSTPEPARKPWERTNTMNGSKSPVISRRDSPRKNQIVFDNRSYDSLHRPKSTPSSQPSANGVQTEGLDYDRLKQDILDEMRKELTKLKEELIDAIRQELSKSNTA